One genomic region from Bradyrhizobium icense encodes:
- a CDS encoding alpha/beta hydrolase produces MRHLQQNETFRSRRAFLRGIVSSASALALGGCASLGATGARYDASSLSVEPTLLVATTRKPASGGRAKPWFGPERASKMTVARAKLVPPDENRFSLAAAGLGDWRLDTVEPVSGEVGDLLGQASGGPDVLIYVHGFKQTFETAALDAAHLADGIRFRGQTMIFSWPSKAGLFDYDYDRDSAMYSRDAFERVLHSLATAPSVGRVHIVAHSMGTMLTLEGLRQLYARYGDSIAGKIGAVVFASPDIDMDVFSSATQNIGPLTRKITVVASTNDRALALSGRLAGGMTRVGAAEKATIEQLGVRVIDASDSGWGIINHDLFLSNAEVRKVIRRSIDTSAA; encoded by the coding sequence ATCCGACATTTGCAGCAAAACGAGACGTTTAGGTCACGCCGCGCGTTCCTGCGCGGAATTGTGTCTTCGGCCAGCGCGCTTGCGCTCGGCGGATGCGCCAGTCTGGGCGCGACGGGCGCGCGCTACGATGCTTCGTCGCTCTCGGTGGAGCCGACATTGCTCGTCGCGACCACGCGCAAGCCGGCGAGCGGCGGCCGGGCGAAACCGTGGTTTGGTCCGGAGCGCGCTTCGAAGATGACCGTGGCACGGGCGAAACTGGTGCCGCCCGACGAGAATCGTTTCTCCCTCGCCGCAGCCGGACTTGGCGATTGGCGTCTCGATACGGTCGAGCCGGTATCGGGAGAGGTCGGTGATCTTCTCGGGCAAGCCAGCGGCGGCCCGGACGTGCTGATCTACGTGCACGGTTTCAAGCAGACGTTCGAGACGGCGGCGCTCGACGCTGCGCACCTCGCCGACGGCATCAGATTCCGCGGTCAGACGATGATCTTCTCCTGGCCATCCAAGGCGGGACTGTTCGATTACGACTATGACCGCGACAGTGCGATGTACTCCCGCGATGCCTTCGAGCGCGTGCTGCATTCCCTCGCCACCGCCCCGAGCGTCGGCCGCGTTCACATCGTCGCGCACAGCATGGGAACCATGCTGACCCTCGAAGGGCTGCGTCAGCTCTATGCGCGATATGGCGACAGCATTGCCGGCAAGATCGGGGCCGTGGTATTCGCCTCACCGGACATCGATATGGATGTGTTCTCTTCGGCGACCCAGAATATCGGACCACTCACCCGCAAGATTACCGTCGTCGCCTCGACGAATGATCGCGCGCTTGCGTTGTCGGGACGATTGGCCGGTGGGATGACGCGGGTCGGCGCCGCAGAGAAGGCCACTATCGAGCAACTCGGCGTGCGCGTCATCGATGCGTCCGATTCAGGCTGGGGTATCATCAACCACGATCTGTTCCTATCCAACGCCGAGGTACGGAAGGTGATCCGCCGCTCGATCGATACCTCGGCCGCGTGA
- a CDS encoding monovalent cation:proton antiporter-2 (CPA2) family protein gives MAEASLGQVIGPAVVLMGAAVVAVPVFRRIGLGSVLGYFASGLLVGPSVLSLITDAQSILHFSELGVVMFLFVIGLELRPQKLWAMRGQIFGLGSVQVAGATVALALAGAAIFGFSAPVAFIAGAGFVLSSTAVIMSVLQDRGELSSAEGQKSVAILLFEDLMIVPLLAVVAFLSPLSHGHAGWTDAMLAAAALVALLGVSRWALNPFFALLARARTREVLTAGALLVVLGAALLMDAAGLSMAMGAFLAGVMLSSSSYRHQIESDIEPFRGLLMGLFFLAVGMSLDLSVVAAEWRLLLSMLAAFTVAKGAMVYVVARLFGGSNHQAVRRASMFLQGGEFAFVLYAAATSGGVIDARENALFVTVVILSMAMTPLFMLAADRLLHGETSMDGVDVARDLKGRILLIGFGRFGQIASQLLLSRGVDLAVIDRDPDRIRDAGRYGFKVFFGDGVRLDTLRHSGAAEADAIMVCIDDPKAALQIVELAQREFPQARLLVRSYDRGHAAELIRAGVDYQIRETVESAYRMGAEGLRALGFAEVDVEEAIEDIRQRDTERLSEQVQGDVMSGRDRLFTQPIPEPLIGTTAPK, from the coding sequence ATGGCTGAAGCGAGCCTTGGGCAGGTGATCGGACCTGCGGTCGTCCTGATGGGGGCGGCGGTTGTCGCCGTGCCGGTGTTCCGGCGGATCGGGCTTGGATCGGTCCTGGGCTATTTCGCCTCCGGTCTGCTGGTCGGGCCATCGGTGCTGAGCCTGATCACCGATGCCCAGTCCATTCTTCATTTCTCCGAACTCGGGGTGGTGATGTTCCTGTTCGTGATCGGATTGGAACTGCGCCCTCAAAAACTATGGGCGATGCGTGGCCAGATCTTCGGACTTGGCTCTGTTCAAGTGGCCGGCGCGACGGTCGCCCTGGCGCTCGCAGGCGCGGCGATCTTCGGCTTTTCCGCTCCGGTCGCCTTCATTGCCGGGGCCGGCTTCGTTCTGTCCTCGACAGCCGTCATCATGTCGGTGCTGCAGGACCGAGGTGAGCTTTCGAGCGCGGAAGGCCAGAAATCGGTCGCGATCCTGCTGTTCGAGGATTTGATGATCGTGCCATTGCTGGCGGTGGTCGCCTTCCTGTCGCCACTCTCGCACGGGCATGCCGGATGGACCGACGCCATGCTGGCAGCGGCTGCGCTGGTGGCGCTGCTGGGGGTGTCGCGCTGGGCACTGAACCCCTTCTTCGCCCTGCTGGCGCGCGCACGAACGCGAGAGGTGCTGACGGCCGGCGCGTTGCTGGTGGTCCTCGGCGCGGCGCTCCTGATGGACGCGGCCGGCCTGTCGATGGCCATGGGCGCATTCCTTGCCGGCGTAATGCTGTCGAGCTCGAGTTACCGCCACCAGATCGAGAGCGACATCGAACCGTTTCGTGGCCTGCTCATGGGACTGTTCTTCCTCGCCGTCGGCATGTCGCTCGATCTTTCCGTCGTCGCGGCCGAATGGCGGCTTCTGCTGTCCATGCTGGCTGCGTTTACGGTGGCGAAGGGTGCCATGGTCTATGTGGTGGCGCGCCTATTCGGCGGTTCCAACCATCAGGCCGTGCGCCGGGCGTCCATGTTCCTGCAGGGCGGCGAATTCGCCTTCGTGCTCTATGCCGCGGCGACGTCGGGCGGCGTGATCGATGCGCGGGAAAATGCGCTGTTCGTCACCGTCGTGATCCTCTCGATGGCCATGACACCGCTGTTCATGCTGGCGGCCGACCGGCTCTTGCATGGCGAGACGTCAATGGACGGCGTCGATGTCGCACGCGATCTGAAGGGGCGGATCCTCCTCATCGGCTTCGGCCGCTTCGGCCAGATCGCCTCGCAACTTCTGCTGTCAAGGGGCGTCGACCTTGCCGTCATCGACCGGGACCCCGACCGGATCCGCGATGCAGGCCGATATGGGTTCAAAGTCTTTTTCGGCGACGGCGTCCGGCTCGACACCCTGCGCCACTCGGGCGCGGCAGAAGCGGATGCGATCATGGTCTGCATCGACGACCCGAAGGCCGCGCTGCAGATCGTGGAACTGGCGCAGCGCGAATTTCCGCAGGCGAGGCTGCTGGTGCGAAGCTACGATCGCGGACATGCCGCGGAGCTGATCCGGGCGGGTGTCGACTATCAGATCCGCGAGACGGTCGAATCCGCTTACCGGATGGGGGCGGAAGGGCTTCGTGCATTGGGTTTCGCTGAGGTCGATGTCGAGGAGGCAATCGAAGACATCCGTCAGCGCGACACCGAACGCCTTTCCGAGCAGGTGCAGGGCGATGTCATGTCGGGCCGGGACCGGCTGTTCACCCAGCCCATCCCGGAGCCGCTGATCGGAACAACGGCGCCGAAGTAG
- a CDS encoding hydrolase: MAFRNGLDSLLRPEDSVLVLIDHQPYQLANLNSHDPQAVVNNTTALAKLAKAFNVPTILTSVIAARGGLLFKQITDVFPDQEVIDRTWVNTWQDENVVNVVKATGRKQLIIAGLWTEVCVAMPVIQAAGGGWDVTVITDASGGISKESHEVAIQRMIAAGANVMTVMALAGEWQRDWARTEHVEELTEILIQHFGGSGIAYLWEQQLLNTPLPRAAE; this comes from the coding sequence ATGGCTTTTCGCAACGGCCTTGATTCGCTTCTTCGCCCCGAAGACTCGGTCCTCGTTCTGATTGATCACCAGCCCTATCAGCTCGCGAACTTGAACAGCCACGATCCGCAAGCTGTGGTCAACAACACGACCGCGCTAGCGAAGCTAGCAAAAGCCTTCAATGTTCCGACCATTCTCACCAGCGTGATCGCGGCGCGCGGTGGACTTCTCTTTAAGCAGATCACCGACGTATTTCCGGACCAGGAAGTCATCGATCGCACCTGGGTGAACACCTGGCAGGACGAGAATGTGGTGAACGTCGTCAAGGCGACCGGCCGCAAGCAGCTGATCATCGCCGGCCTGTGGACCGAGGTCTGCGTCGCAATGCCTGTGATCCAAGCCGCCGGCGGAGGCTGGGACGTGACCGTGATCACCGACGCGTCGGGCGGGATTTCGAAGGAGTCTCACGAAGTTGCCATCCAGCGAATGATCGCGGCTGGCGCGAACGTGATGACCGTGATGGCGCTCGCTGGCGAATGGCAACGCGATTGGGCGCGCACCGAGCATGTCGAGGAGCTGACCGAGATTCTCATCCAGCACTTCGGCGGCAGCGGCATCGCGTATCTTTGGGAGCAGCAGCTTCTCAACACGCCGCTTCCACGCGCCGCAGAGTGA
- a CDS encoding LysR family transcriptional regulator has translation MEIEDLETFVAVADAGGVSAAARRLGVSKSIVSRRLFRVEAELGVQLLARTTRGAALTEAGITFRDHAARASAEIDTARETILPTGDLRGRLRVAMPLTFGPTHFAPVLAEMARQHPQLHIHTSYSDRFVDLVAEGFDCAIRGAYLQDSNLIAKRVGPIHGKLVASPDYIEAHGSPETLDELVTHQALMQGTEAWQFLDGRKIVAVQPQGRFKADSATALAAAAAAGLGIAWLPDCITHEYVASGALVPIMTRYPVPPGAAYVVRPPGQHPTRKVRVLTEMLIEYFKRNPDLWGLDG, from the coding sequence ATGGAAATCGAAGATCTAGAGACATTCGTCGCAGTGGCCGATGCCGGGGGCGTATCGGCCGCCGCGCGCCGGCTCGGCGTCTCCAAGTCAATCGTCAGTCGGCGGCTCTTTCGGGTTGAAGCGGAGCTCGGCGTCCAGCTTCTTGCACGAACGACCCGCGGCGCCGCGCTCACCGAAGCGGGAATCACGTTTAGAGATCATGCGGCTAGAGCCAGCGCCGAGATCGACACGGCCAGGGAAACGATCCTCCCGACCGGCGACCTTCGCGGCCGCCTGAGGGTTGCCATGCCGCTGACTTTCGGCCCGACCCACTTCGCCCCGGTGCTCGCGGAAATGGCGCGCCAGCACCCGCAGCTTCACATTCATACCTCCTACAGCGATCGCTTCGTCGATCTCGTCGCAGAGGGTTTCGATTGCGCGATCCGGGGCGCCTACCTTCAGGACTCCAACCTGATCGCGAAGCGCGTCGGGCCGATCCATGGAAAGCTTGTCGCAAGCCCGGATTATATCGAAGCGCACGGGTCACCCGAGACTCTGGACGAACTCGTCACCCATCAGGCCCTCATGCAGGGGACGGAAGCCTGGCAGTTCTTGGATGGCCGCAAGATTGTTGCGGTCCAGCCGCAGGGCAGGTTCAAGGCCGACAGCGCCACGGCGCTTGCTGCCGCCGCGGCGGCAGGTCTCGGCATCGCCTGGCTCCCCGATTGCATCACACATGAATATGTGGCCTCCGGCGCGCTGGTCCCAATCATGACACGCTATCCGGTACCTCCGGGGGCCGCGTATGTCGTCCGACCGCCGGGTCAGCATCCCACGCGGAAAGTGCGGGTGCTCACCGAGATGCTAATTGAGTATTTCAAACGGAACCCGGATCTTTGGGGTCTCGACGGCTAG
- a CDS encoding pirin family protein, producing the protein MSWNPAIDPGCPDEVGIDAIETLIVPRARDLGGFEVRRALPAPKRQMVGPFIFFDQAGPAELLTGQGVDVRPHPHIGLGTVTYLYRGDFHHRDSTGADQIIRPGELNWMVAGRGVSHSERTSAAARSGPNSLFGIQTWLALPERHEDKAPMFEHHGKEALPVVEDSGVSVRLILGDAYGEKAPATMFSETFYADVALEAGSRLPMPDDHEDRGIYIVEGSISIAGQEYDASQMMVFRPGDRITVAAGDRGARLMILGGATFPGPRYIWWNFVASSQERIEEAKAEWRAQNWGKGRFDLPVDDRDEHIPLPD; encoded by the coding sequence ATGAGTTGGAACCCGGCAATCGACCCCGGCTGCCCCGATGAGGTCGGCATCGACGCGATCGAAACTCTCATTGTTCCACGCGCTCGCGATCTCGGCGGCTTTGAGGTTCGGCGCGCCCTGCCGGCGCCGAAGCGGCAGATGGTCGGACCGTTCATCTTCTTCGATCAGGCTGGGCCGGCCGAGCTCCTGACCGGACAGGGCGTTGACGTCCGGCCGCATCCGCATATCGGTCTCGGCACCGTCACCTATCTATATCGCGGCGACTTCCATCACCGGGACAGCACCGGGGCCGATCAGATCATCCGTCCGGGCGAGCTGAACTGGATGGTCGCCGGGCGCGGTGTCTCCCATTCCGAGCGCACATCAGCGGCCGCCCGAAGCGGTCCGAACAGCCTGTTCGGAATTCAGACCTGGCTGGCGCTGCCCGAGCGTCACGAGGATAAGGCACCGATGTTCGAGCATCATGGCAAGGAGGCGCTGCCGGTTGTCGAGGATAGCGGCGTCTCGGTCCGGCTCATCCTCGGGGACGCCTACGGCGAAAAGGCCCCTGCGACGATGTTCTCGGAAACATTCTACGCCGATGTGGCGCTCGAAGCAGGAAGCCGACTGCCGATGCCGGATGATCACGAAGATCGAGGCATCTACATCGTCGAAGGTTCGATCTCTATCGCCGGCCAGGAATACGACGCATCTCAGATGATGGTCTTCCGCCCCGGCGACAGGATCACGGTCGCGGCCGGCGACAGAGGTGCGCGCCTGATGATTCTCGGCGGCGCGACCTTTCCGGGCCCCCGCTACATCTGGTGGAATTTCGTCGCGTCTTCGCAGGAGCGCATCGAGGAGGCCAAAGCCGAATGGCGCGCGCAGAACTGGGGCAAGGGGCGCTTCGATCTCCCGGTCGATGACCGGGATGAGCACATTCCTCTTCCGGACTGA
- a CDS encoding ethanolamine utilization protein, giving the protein MKVRKFAITDAVLERSPGQDGDVFVGNLVDQRHASPITIGYGRYGPDQTLEETMAVDDVMVVLEGRLSVSGKAGSVTAGPGEIVHMPKGQKVTICSHEQGAVTAYVTYPHWREARG; this is encoded by the coding sequence ATGAAGGTTCGCAAGTTCGCCATCACCGACGCAGTGCTGGAGCGTTCCCCGGGACAGGACGGAGACGTGTTTGTGGGCAATCTGGTCGACCAGCGCCATGCCTCCCCGATCACCATCGGGTACGGGCGCTATGGGCCGGACCAGACACTCGAGGAGACAATGGCCGTCGATGATGTGATGGTCGTCCTCGAGGGGCGGCTGTCGGTATCCGGAAAGGCAGGCAGCGTCACCGCAGGGCCGGGCGAGATCGTCCATATGCCCAAAGGCCAGAAGGTCACGATCTGCTCGCACGAGCAAGGCGCAGTCACCGCCTATGTCACCTATCCCCACTGGCGGGAGGCACGGGGGTAA
- a CDS encoding carboxymuconolactone decarboxylase family protein, which yields MSHPNAQSRLNFMEQSPDLFKKLQELGIAIVKSSDIEPGLGQLVDIRASQINGCAACLDMHVKQAKLSGERELRLYHIAIWRESPLFSAKERAALAWTEALTQIAPTGVSDDLYAELREQFSEKELSTLTFRVIGINAANRANVAFRTPPGKYDREFGLDKAELA from the coding sequence ATGAGCCACCCCAATGCCCAATCACGCCTGAACTTCATGGAGCAATCGCCCGATCTGTTCAAGAAACTCCAGGAACTGGGAATTGCGATCGTCAAAAGCAGCGATATCGAGCCGGGGTTGGGCCAATTGGTGGACATCCGTGCCTCACAGATAAACGGCTGCGCCGCCTGCCTGGATATGCACGTCAAGCAGGCAAAGCTAAGCGGCGAGCGAGAGTTACGCTTGTATCACATCGCGATCTGGCGCGAGTCGCCGCTGTTTTCCGCCAAGGAGCGCGCGGCGCTGGCCTGGACCGAGGCGCTGACCCAGATCGCGCCGACGGGCGTCTCCGATGACCTCTATGCCGAGCTGCGCGAGCAGTTCAGCGAAAAGGAACTCTCGACGCTGACTTTCCGCGTGATCGGCATCAACGCGGCGAACCGCGCCAATGTGGCCTTCCGCACCCCGCCCGGCAAGTACGATAGGGAATTCGGTCTCGACAAGGCCGAGCTTGCCTAA
- a CDS encoding SDR family NAD(P)-dependent oxidoreductase: MSKAWFVTGSSRGLGRCFVEAALSRGDRVAASARNTASLDELADAYGDAVLPLELDVTDKVAVFESVKRAKEHFGRLDVIVNNAGYAQIGAIEELTEQQLRDQFETNVFGAVWVIQAALPYLREQRAGHIIQMSSIGGLIAMPLGGAYQASKWSLEALNDTLVQEVADFGIKVTVVEPAGFATRSGKNPNPLANGHMAEANPVYDGLRQRLAVLVGKQPAGDPAAAAQALLKIVDSYTPPLRVLFGQGFYQMLQQVYADRLKSWADWQNLSAEAHGQAQSRDR; the protein is encoded by the coding sequence ATGAGTAAGGCTTGGTTCGTCACCGGTTCGTCGCGCGGTTTGGGCCGCTGCTTCGTCGAGGCCGCCCTGTCTCGCGGCGACAGGGTGGCCGCGAGCGCCCGAAACACCGCGAGTCTTGATGAACTGGCCGATGCCTATGGCGACGCCGTGCTTCCGCTCGAGCTGGACGTGACCGACAAGGTCGCGGTCTTCGAAAGCGTGAAGCGGGCCAAGGAGCACTTCGGCCGTCTCGACGTCATCGTGAACAATGCTGGCTACGCGCAGATCGGCGCAATCGAGGAACTGACGGAGCAACAACTGCGCGACCAGTTCGAAACCAACGTGTTCGGCGCGGTTTGGGTCATTCAGGCCGCGCTGCCTTACCTGCGCGAGCAGCGCGCAGGGCACATCATCCAAATGTCCTCGATCGGCGGGCTCATCGCGATGCCGCTCGGCGGCGCATACCAGGCCTCCAAATGGTCCCTCGAAGCTCTGAATGACACCCTTGTCCAAGAAGTCGCCGACTTCGGCATCAAGGTGACCGTGGTCGAGCCCGCCGGCTTCGCCACTAGGTCCGGCAAGAATCCAAATCCATTAGCCAACGGTCACATGGCCGAGGCGAACCCGGTCTACGACGGACTCCGCCAACGCCTTGCCGTGCTCGTGGGAAAGCAGCCCGCCGGCGACCCGGCCGCTGCGGCCCAGGCACTCCTCAAGATCGTCGATTCCTACACCCCGCCCCTGCGGGTGCTTTTCGGCCAGGGCTTCTACCAAATGCTCCAGCAAGTCTACGCCGACAGGCTCAAGTCCTGGGCCGACTGGCAGAACCTCTCGGCGGAGGCTCACGGGCAAGCTCAATCAAGAGATCGGTGA
- a CDS encoding RNA polymerase sigma-70 factor, protein MRPERFGGATALNERDRDLNDHANNDHAIDVATEAFTEHRDLLFTVAYEMLGSASDAEDVLQETWLRWVKVDLGQVRNKRAYLVRIATRQALNRLRTIKRRREEYVGPWLPEPLITAPDVTEDVELAESVSMALMIVLETLSPVERAVFVLRDAFDVTYEEIAAVVDKTPTAVRQIAHRARLHVETRRPRQVVSPFEARRALELFRRALESGNPQDLINVLAPDVVLVSDGGGVKQAALRPIIGAQRVVGMFVHGLPKIEGALTGEHTVVNGNPALLMRLDGKIDGVLAVRVEDARITGLYYVRNPEKLTRIASMTSLTLA, encoded by the coding sequence ATGCGTCCCGAGCGGTTTGGCGGCGCGACGGCGCTGAATGAGAGGGATCGAGATTTGAACGACCATGCCAATAACGACCATGCCATTGATGTGGCGACGGAGGCTTTCACAGAGCACCGTGATCTTCTCTTCACGGTCGCATACGAGATGCTTGGATCGGCATCCGATGCCGAAGACGTCCTTCAGGAGACCTGGCTGCGTTGGGTGAAGGTCGACTTGGGACAGGTACGCAACAAACGCGCCTATCTTGTCCGAATTGCAACTAGGCAGGCGCTGAATCGGCTCCGCACCATAAAGCGGCGCAGGGAGGAATATGTCGGGCCGTGGCTGCCTGAGCCGTTGATCACTGCGCCGGACGTGACGGAAGACGTCGAACTCGCCGAAAGTGTTTCCATGGCGCTCATGATCGTCCTTGAGACGCTGTCACCGGTCGAGCGCGCTGTCTTTGTTCTTCGCGACGCCTTTGATGTAACTTATGAGGAGATCGCCGCCGTCGTCGACAAGACTCCCACGGCCGTCCGCCAAATAGCGCATCGGGCCCGTCTGCACGTCGAGACGCGCCGCCCTCGCCAAGTGGTCTCTCCCTTCGAGGCGAGGAGGGCACTGGAGTTATTCCGCCGTGCACTCGAATCCGGGAATCCCCAGGACCTCATCAACGTGCTTGCGCCTGACGTCGTCCTCGTGAGCGACGGCGGCGGCGTAAAGCAGGCTGCACTGCGCCCGATCATCGGGGCACAAAGGGTTGTCGGGATGTTCGTCCACGGCCTCCCGAAGATCGAAGGTGCGCTCACTGGCGAGCACACTGTCGTCAACGGCAACCCGGCGCTCCTCATGCGCCTTGATGGGAAAATCGACGGCGTCCTCGCGGTCCGGGTCGAGGACGCGCGCATCACCGGTCTTTACTACGTTCGAAACCCAGAGAAGCTAACACGGATCGCATCCATGACGTCGCTGACACTCGCATGA
- a CDS encoding DMT family transporter, translating to MTGDFEKMAARAAPAIFVVLWSTGFIGTKYVLNSAEPLTYLAIRMALVVGLMAIIVAVARPRWPDRIGIAHSAVAGILVHGIYLGGTAIAIAHSIPAGLSALIPGLQPILTSTLASRWLGERVTPLQWGGLLLGLAGVALILHDRPMSGEAGWGWLASAVSLVSITLGTLYQRRYCSAIDWRSGNLVQYVAVTIFFGLGAWLFETNEVHWTTEFILALAWLTVVLSIGSIGLLYWLIRRSAATSVASLFYLVPAVTSLMAYLLFGERLDAVSVAGMAACAAAVLVVNRRSV from the coding sequence ATGACCGGCGACTTCGAAAAAATGGCCGCGCGCGCGGCGCCCGCGATCTTCGTCGTCCTCTGGAGCACGGGCTTCATCGGTACCAAATACGTGCTGAACAGCGCCGAGCCGCTGACCTATCTCGCGATCCGAATGGCGTTGGTGGTGGGACTGATGGCGATCATCGTGGCGGTCGCGCGGCCGCGCTGGCCGGATCGCATCGGCATCGCGCACAGCGCCGTCGCCGGCATTCTGGTGCATGGAATCTATCTCGGCGGCACCGCGATCGCGATCGCACATTCGATTCCGGCCGGACTTTCGGCTTTGATCCCGGGCTTGCAGCCGATCCTCACCTCGACGCTTGCGAGCCGCTGGCTCGGCGAGCGCGTCACGCCGCTGCAATGGGGCGGATTGCTGCTCGGGCTCGCCGGCGTCGCACTGATCCTGCACGACAGGCCGATGAGCGGCGAGGCGGGCTGGGGATGGCTCGCCTCGGCCGTCTCGCTGGTCAGTATCACGCTCGGCACGCTGTACCAGCGCCGGTACTGCAGCGCGATCGACTGGCGGTCAGGCAATCTCGTGCAATACGTCGCGGTGACGATTTTCTTCGGTCTAGGCGCATGGCTGTTCGAGACCAACGAAGTGCATTGGACCACCGAGTTCATCTTGGCGCTGGCCTGGCTTACGGTCGTCCTGTCGATCGGATCGATCGGGCTGCTCTATTGGCTGATCCGGCGCTCGGCCGCGACGTCGGTAGCGAGCCTGTTCTATTTGGTGCCCGCTGTGACGTCGCTGATGGCCTACCTGCTGTTCGGCGAGCGGTTGGACGCGGTCTCTGTCGCCGGCATGGCCGCCTGCGCGGCGGCGGTGCTGGTGGTCAACCGCCGCTCAGTTTGA
- a CDS encoding methyl-accepting chemotaxis protein: MATQSVGKFLPALKLRLGTKAVICAILLIAVNTALVVGAAHWSLTSEFGDRALRDIEVNLRTLGLAFAETYGDAKITIKDGAVARAEIPKMPEFKDHAIVDRAVGYAGGNATLFVYDDASNQFVRRTTNVKKENGDRAVGTQLAADHPGQAVVRRGEAYRGPATLFGRTFMTAYYPIMNPAGKVIGLLYVGIPMAHFESMLSHAIQNMAIAAGVAALLVMLLTLLLVRQVTKPLTSVTASLTAIANGDTDVEIDCDDRMDEIGEIARTLAVFKSNSVERRRMRDEQTSAATAAAEQRKSELRGFVDEFQTSVGGILDKVLNSSGEFERVARQLTDTARTTASLSGKSAGASETASEHVRTAAAASDELSSSIAEITRRVQESNGIAADAVKQAVATDQRINELSEAGARIGDVVKLITSIAEQTNLLALNATIEAARAGDAGRGFAVVAQEVKSLAGQTAKATEEISSQIGSMQLATEESVSAIKAIGQTIERISDIATSISAAVEQQRGATQNIAQSVRAAASGTADVAANIRNAAQGADETGETSSRMFASAQNLSSESLHLKAEVEKFLDRVRAA, from the coding sequence ATGGCCACGCAATCTGTTGGAAAGTTCCTGCCGGCGCTCAAGCTGCGCCTCGGTACCAAGGCTGTCATCTGTGCGATCCTCCTGATCGCGGTGAATACCGCGCTGGTGGTAGGGGCGGCCCATTGGTCACTGACCTCCGAATTTGGCGACCGGGCGCTCCGGGACATCGAGGTCAACCTGCGCACGCTGGGGCTGGCATTTGCCGAGACTTACGGTGACGCCAAGATCACCATCAAGGATGGGGCCGTCGCGCGCGCCGAAATTCCGAAGATGCCCGAGTTCAAGGACCACGCGATCGTCGATCGCGCGGTGGGCTATGCCGGCGGCAACGCGACGCTTTTCGTCTATGACGACGCCAGTAACCAGTTCGTCCGCCGCACCACCAACGTCAAGAAGGAGAACGGCGACCGCGCCGTCGGCACCCAGCTCGCGGCCGACCATCCCGGGCAGGCGGTGGTGCGCCGCGGAGAGGCCTATCGCGGCCCGGCGACGCTGTTCGGCAGGACGTTCATGACGGCCTACTATCCAATCATGAATCCGGCCGGCAAGGTGATCGGGCTCCTGTATGTCGGCATTCCCATGGCTCACTTCGAGAGCATGCTGTCGCACGCCATTCAGAACATGGCCATTGCAGCCGGCGTCGCGGCGCTTCTGGTGATGCTCCTGACCTTGCTGCTCGTGCGCCAGGTGACCAAGCCGCTCACCTCGGTCACGGCTTCGCTCACCGCCATCGCCAATGGCGACACCGACGTCGAAATCGACTGTGACGACCGGATGGACGAGATCGGCGAGATTGCGCGTACGCTTGCGGTCTTCAAGAGCAACTCGGTCGAGCGTCGGCGCATGCGCGACGAACAGACCTCAGCCGCCACTGCCGCGGCCGAGCAGCGCAAGTCCGAGCTGCGCGGCTTCGTCGATGAGTTCCAGACCAGCGTCGGCGGCATCCTCGACAAGGTGCTGAACTCCTCCGGCGAGTTCGAGCGCGTCGCGCGGCAGCTCACCGACACCGCGCGCACCACCGCAAGCCTGTCCGGCAAGTCGGCCGGCGCTTCCGAGACCGCCTCCGAGCATGTCCGCACCGCGGCGGCAGCCTCCGACGAGCTCTCCAGCTCGATCGCCGAAATCACCCGCCGGGTCCAGGAATCGAACGGGATCGCGGCCGACGCCGTCAAGCAGGCCGTCGCCACCGACCAGCGCATCAACGAATTGTCGGAAGCCGGCGCCCGGATCGGCGACGTGGTGAAATTGATCACCTCGATTGCCGAGCAGACCAACCTCCTGGCGCTCAACGCCACCATCGAGGCGGCGCGGGCAGGCGATGCCGGCCGCGGCTTTGCCGTAGTGGCGCAGGAGGTCAAGAGCCTGGCTGGCCAGACCGCGAAGGCGACCGAGGAGATCTCCAGCCAGATCGGCAGCATGCAGCTTGCGACCGAAGAGTCGGTCAGCGCGATCAAGGCGATCGGCCAGACCATCGAGCGCATCAGCGACATCGCCACCTCGATCTCGGCGGCGGTCGAGCAGCAGCGCGGCGCGACCCAGAACATCGCGCAGAGCGTGCGTGCAGCGGCGAGCGGCACGGCCGATGTTGCCGCCAACATCCGCAACGCCGCGCAGGGCGCCGACGAGACCGGCGAGACGTCGAGCCGGATGTTTGCCTCGGCACAGAATCTGTCGAGCGAAAGCCTGCACCTGAAGGCCGAGGTCGAAAAATTCCTCGACCGCGTCCGCGCCGCCTGA